One window from the genome of Bicyclus anynana chromosome 25, ilBicAnyn1.1, whole genome shotgun sequence encodes:
- the LOC112046999 gene encoding fez family zinc finger protein erm-like → MQPFQSTTRPEGPRESSPERAKSPDTPTTPVLNFSIARLMEPDRKKSVSPELPPPPGFLSYGAHLLDSAFKQYIPAARRQLVSHYPLLYYGPDLVSLTYAHQLHLPRPPPVQSPVQRVPSPRPAAADHAVSSTTGPTPSPAKNKSFACGDCGKVFNAHYNLTRHMPVHTGARPFVCKICGKGFRQASTLCRHKIIHTSEKPHKCLTCGKAFNRSSTLNTHARIHAGYKPFVCEFCGKGFHQKGNYKNHRLTHSGEKAYKCSICNKAFHQVYNLTFHMHTHNERKPFTCSICAKGFCRNFDLKKHTRKLHMGAGSSNNDSSLDTQDESTQEATTSPTEEARAAFRPFLGASYPRILDPARMTAPNTFFSKLL, encoded by the coding sequence ATGCAGCCCTTCCAGTCGACGACGCGCCCTGAGGGCCCGCGCGAGTCCTCCCCCGAGAGGGCGAAGTCTCCGGACACTCCCACCACACCCGTGCTCAACTTCTCCATAGCGAGGCTGATGGAGCCAGACAGAAAGAAGTCCGTATCCCCTGAACTGCCGCCACCTCCCGGTTTTCTTTCATATGGAGCGCATCTGTTAGACTCGGCGTTTAAACAGTACATTCCTGCAGCGAGGAGGCAACTGGTCTCCCACTATCCGCTACTGTATTATGGACCAGACTTGGTATCATTAACTTACGCCCATCAGCTGCATCTACCGCGTCCACCGCCTGTGCAATCTCCAGTCCAAAGAGTTCCGAGCCCCAGACCTGCTGCAGCAGACCACGCGGTCTCCTCGACGACCGGCCCCACTCCATCACCAGCGAAAAACAAAAGCTTTGCGTGCGGAGACTGCGGCAAAGTCTTCAACGCCCATTACAACTTGACGAGGCACATGCCCGTCCACACCGGCGCGAGGCCGTTCGTCTGCAAGATCTGCGGGAAAGGCTTCCGCCAAGCGTCCACGCTGTGCCGACACAAAATCATCCACACCTCAGAGAAGCCCCACAAATGTCTGACCTGCGGAAAAGCCTTCAATCGCTCATCAACCTTGAACACTCACGCGCGAATCCACGCCGGCTACAAGCCTTTCGTCTGCGAATTCTGCGGGAAAGGCTTCCACCAAAAAGGGAATTACAAGAACCACAGATTGACGCACAGCGGGGAGAAGGCTTACAAATGCAGCATATGCAACAAAGCGTTCCACCAGGTCTACAACCTGACGTTTCACATGCACACGCACAACGAGCGGAAGCCTTTTACATGCAGCATATGCGCCAAGGGTTTCTGCAGGAACTTCGATCTCAAAAAGCACACGCGGAAGCTTCACATGGGGGCCGGGAGTTCCAACAATGATTCGTCTTTAGACACACAAGACGAGTCTACACAGGAAGCGACGACCAGTCCTACTGAAGAAGCGCGAGCGGCGTTCAGACCTTTCCTGGGAGCGTCCTACCCTCGGATCCTGGACCCCGCGCGGATGACCGCGCCTAACACGTTTTTCTCAAAACTCTTGTGA